Proteins found in one Papio anubis isolate 15944 chromosome 13, Panubis1.0, whole genome shotgun sequence genomic segment:
- the SAXO1 gene encoding stabilizer of axonemal microtubules 1 isoform X2 translates to MEGLTTSRRDFGPHKVAPVKAHQYDQFVPSEENMDLLTTYKKDYNPYTVCRVDPIKPRDNKYPYSNKMEYLPTYKADYLPWNQPRRQPLRLEHKYQPASVRFDNRTTHQDDYPIKGLVKTVSCKPLAMPKLCNIPLEDVTNYKMSYVAHPVEKRFVHEAEKFRPCEIPFESLTTHKQSYRGLMGEPAKSLKPLARPPGLDMPFSNTTEFRDKYQAWPTPQMFSKAPITYVPPEDSMDLLTTVQAHYTYPKGVPARSCRPAPQIRKSGRFEGSSTTKDDYKQWSSMRTEPVKPIPQLDFPTEPLDCLTTTRAHYVPHPPINTKSCKPHWSGPRGNVPVEGQTTYTISFTPKEMSRCLASYPEPPGYTFEEVDALGHRIYKPVSQAGSPQSSHLSVDDSENPSQRKLEVSA, encoded by the exons ATGGAAGGCCTGACTACATCAAG GAGAGATTTTGGGCCTCATAAAGTGGCACCAGTGAAGGCCCACCAGTATGACCAGTTCGTCCCAAGTGAAGAGAATATGGATTTGCTCACGACATATAAGAAAGATTACAATCCCTACACTGTCTGTCGAGTGGACCCCATCAAACCTCGGGACAATAAATATCCATATAGCAACAAGATGGAGTATTTGCCTACTTATAAAG CTGATTATTTGCCTTGGAACCAACCAAGGCGACAGCCACTTCGTCTGGAACACAAATACCAGCCAGCATCAGTCAGGTTTGATAATAGGACCACACACCAGGACGATTACCCCATAAAAGGCCTTGTGAAGACTGTGAGCTGTAAACCTCTGGCCATGCCAAAGCTCTGTAACATCCCCTTGGAGGATGTGACTAACTACAAGATGAGCTACGTGGCCCACCCCGTGGAGAAGCGCTTTGTGCACGAAGCAGAGAAGTTCAGGCCTTGTGAAATCCCCTTTGAAAGCCTTACCACTCATAAACAATCCTATCGGGGCCTGATGGGTGAGCCTGCTAAGAGCTTGAAACCTCTAGCCAGGCCCCCTGGGCTAGACATGCCTTTCTCTAACACCACTGAGTTTCGAGATAAGTACCAAGCTTGGCCAACGCCCCAGATGTTCTCCAAAGCTCCGATCACCTACGTCCCTCCTGAAGACAGCATGGATCTTCTGACAACAGTGCAGGCCCATTACACATACCCTAAGGGTGTCCCAGCTCGGTCCTGCCGACCTGCACCTCAGATTAGGAAAAGCGGTCGCTTTGAAGGCTCTTCCACCACCAAGGATGACTACAAGCAGTGGTCCAGCATGCGCACAGAGCCAGTCAAGCCCATTCCCCAGCTGGACTTTCCCACCGAGCCCTTGGACTGCCTGACCACCACTCGGGCCCACTATGTGCCCCACCCGCCTATCAATACCAAAAGCTGTAAGCCTCATTGGTCTGGCCCTCGAGGAAATGTCCCTGTGGAAGGCCAGACCACCTACACCATCAGCTTTACTCCCAAGGAAATGAGCAGGTGCCTAGCTTCATATCCTGAGCCTCCTGGCTACACCTTTGAGGAAGTGGATGCTTTGGGGCACAGGATATACAAGCCGGTTTCCCAGGCAGGCTCTCCGCAGAGCAGCCATCTTTCTGTGGATGATTCAGAAAACCCCAGCCAGAGGAAGTTGGAAGTGTCAGCctga
- the SAXO1 gene encoding stabilizer of axonemal microtubules 1 isoform X1 — MAAMKTKCICELCSCGRHHCPHLPTKIYDKTEKPCLLSEYTENYPCYHSYLPRESFKPRREYQKGSIPMEGLTTSRRDFGPHKVAPVKAHQYDQFVPSEENMDLLTTYKKDYNPYTVCRVDPIKPRDNKYPYSNKMEYLPTYKADYLPWNQPRRQPLRLEHKYQPASVRFDNRTTHQDDYPIKGLVKTVSCKPLAMPKLCNIPLEDVTNYKMSYVAHPVEKRFVHEAEKFRPCEIPFESLTTHKQSYRGLMGEPAKSLKPLARPPGLDMPFSNTTEFRDKYQAWPTPQMFSKAPITYVPPEDSMDLLTTVQAHYTYPKGVPARSCRPAPQIRKSGRFEGSSTTKDDYKQWSSMRTEPVKPIPQLDFPTEPLDCLTTTRAHYVPHPPINTKSCKPHWSGPRGNVPVEGQTTYTISFTPKEMSRCLASYPEPPGYTFEEVDALGHRIYKPVSQAGSPQSSHLSVDDSENPSQRKLEVSA; from the exons GCGGCATCACTGTCCACATCTCCCTACCAAGATTTATGATAAAACAGAGAAACCATGTCTGCTCTCCGAATATACCGAGAACTACCCTTGCTATCACTCTTACCTGCCCAGAGAGTCCTTCAAGCCAAGGCGGGAGTACCAGAAAGGGTCTATACCAATGGAAGGCCTGACTACATCAAG GAGAGATTTTGGGCCTCATAAAGTGGCACCAGTGAAGGCCCACCAGTATGACCAGTTCGTCCCAAGTGAAGAGAATATGGATTTGCTCACGACATATAAGAAAGATTACAATCCCTACACTGTCTGTCGAGTGGACCCCATCAAACCTCGGGACAATAAATATCCATATAGCAACAAGATGGAGTATTTGCCTACTTATAAAG CTGATTATTTGCCTTGGAACCAACCAAGGCGACAGCCACTTCGTCTGGAACACAAATACCAGCCAGCATCAGTCAGGTTTGATAATAGGACCACACACCAGGACGATTACCCCATAAAAGGCCTTGTGAAGACTGTGAGCTGTAAACCTCTGGCCATGCCAAAGCTCTGTAACATCCCCTTGGAGGATGTGACTAACTACAAGATGAGCTACGTGGCCCACCCCGTGGAGAAGCGCTTTGTGCACGAAGCAGAGAAGTTCAGGCCTTGTGAAATCCCCTTTGAAAGCCTTACCACTCATAAACAATCCTATCGGGGCCTGATGGGTGAGCCTGCTAAGAGCTTGAAACCTCTAGCCAGGCCCCCTGGGCTAGACATGCCTTTCTCTAACACCACTGAGTTTCGAGATAAGTACCAAGCTTGGCCAACGCCCCAGATGTTCTCCAAAGCTCCGATCACCTACGTCCCTCCTGAAGACAGCATGGATCTTCTGACAACAGTGCAGGCCCATTACACATACCCTAAGGGTGTCCCAGCTCGGTCCTGCCGACCTGCACCTCAGATTAGGAAAAGCGGTCGCTTTGAAGGCTCTTCCACCACCAAGGATGACTACAAGCAGTGGTCCAGCATGCGCACAGAGCCAGTCAAGCCCATTCCCCAGCTGGACTTTCCCACCGAGCCCTTGGACTGCCTGACCACCACTCGGGCCCACTATGTGCCCCACCCGCCTATCAATACCAAAAGCTGTAAGCCTCATTGGTCTGGCCCTCGAGGAAATGTCCCTGTGGAAGGCCAGACCACCTACACCATCAGCTTTACTCCCAAGGAAATGAGCAGGTGCCTAGCTTCATATCCTGAGCCTCCTGGCTACACCTTTGAGGAAGTGGATGCTTTGGGGCACAGGATATACAAGCCGGTTTCCCAGGCAGGCTCTCCGCAGAGCAGCCATCTTTCTGTGGATGATTCAGAAAACCCCAGCCAGAGGAAGTTGGAAGTGTCAGCctga